Proteins from one Fragaria vesca subsp. vesca linkage group LG6, FraVesHawaii_1.0, whole genome shotgun sequence genomic window:
- the LOC101297749 gene encoding zinc finger A20 and AN1 domain-containing stress-associated protein 4-like yields the protein MAEEHRCQAPEGHRLCANSCGFFGSPATMNLCSKCYRDFCLKEQQEASIKSTVEASLSASVSPSVSSSSSPVIDFRSLPPPPLLTLPEVAESEDVPTVPEVAVAAVSQPNRCNVCRKRVGLTGFKCKCGTTFCGIHRYPEKHACSFDFKTVGKVEIARSNPLIKAEKLEKI from the coding sequence ATGGCGGAAGAGCACAGATGCCAAGCACCAGAAGGTCACCGTCTCTGCGCTAACAGCTGCGGATTCTTCGGCAGCCCGGCCACCATGAATCTCTGCTCCAAATGTTACCGAGACTTTTGCCTCAAGGAGCAACAGGAGGCTTCTATCAAATCCACCGTCGAAGCCTCTCTCTCCGCCTCTGTCTCTCCATCGGTGTCGTCGTCCTCTTCTCCGGTGATTGACTTCCGCTCTCTCCCTCCGCCTCCGCTGTTGACTCTGCCGGAGGTCGCCGAGTCTGAAGATGTCCCGACTGTTCCAGAGGTTGCCGTCGCGGCGGTTTCTCAGCCGAATCGGTGCAACGTCTGCCGGAAACGGGTCGGGTTGACCGGGTTCAAGTGCAAGTGCGGGACCACGTTCTGCGGGATCCACCGGTACCCGGAGAAGCACGCGTGCTCGTTCGATTTCAAGACGGTGGGCAAGGTGGAGATCGCCAGGAGCAACCCTCTGATCAAAGCAGAGAAGCTTGAGAAGATTTGA